A single region of the Nocardioides aquaticus genome encodes:
- a CDS encoding DUF4097 family beta strand repeat-containing protein gives MTAIRDHAFDTPEPVRLLARLGRGSLTATTEDTATASVKVTGWHARDVVVDLVDGTLSVTVPQHRGFAERDIEVDVEVVLPTGSDLDVRTGTADLRAEGSYGAASLRSGSGALVVDTLTGAGLVETGSGDVHLARVGGELQVKCGSGDVTVEHAAAAVVVSTGSGDVRLGEVLGDLAVKTGSGDLHVARPLGDVTMTSGSGDVVVDRAAATTITLRGASTDARVAIPVDLPVWTDVTSLSGSVRADTSPRGEPTDDRPHLTLRVSTVSGDVHLLDA, from the coding sequence ATGACCGCCATCCGCGACCACGCCTTCGACACCCCCGAGCCGGTCCGCCTCCTCGCGCGTCTGGGCCGCGGCAGCCTGACCGCCACGACCGAGGACACCGCCACGGCGTCGGTCAAGGTCACCGGCTGGCACGCCCGCGACGTCGTCGTCGACCTCGTCGACGGCACCCTGTCGGTGACCGTCCCCCAGCACAGGGGGTTCGCCGAGCGCGACATCGAGGTCGACGTCGAGGTGGTGCTCCCCACCGGCAGCGACCTCGACGTGCGGACCGGCACCGCCGACCTGCGGGCCGAGGGCTCGTACGGCGCGGCGTCGCTGCGCAGCGGCAGCGGGGCGCTGGTGGTCGACACCCTCACCGGGGCCGGCCTGGTCGAGACCGGCTCCGGTGACGTGCACCTGGCCCGCGTCGGGGGCGAGCTGCAGGTCAAGTGCGGCAGCGGCGACGTGACTGTCGAGCACGCCGCGGCGGCCGTCGTCGTGTCCACGGGCTCCGGCGACGTCCGGCTCGGCGAGGTGCTCGGCGACCTCGCCGTGAAGACCGGGTCCGGCGACCTGCACGTCGCCCGGCCCCTCGGCGACGTCACGATGACCAGCGGCAGCGGCGACGTCGTGGTGGACCGGGCCGCGGCGACCACGATCACCCTGCGCGGCGCCTCGACCGACGCGCGGGTCGCGATCCCCGTGGACCTGCCCGTGTGGACCGACGTGACCAGCCTCAGCGGCTCGGTCCGCGCCGACACCTCCCCGCGCGGCGAGCCCACCGACGACCGCCCCCACCTGACCCTGCGGGTCAGCACCGTGAGCGGCGACGTCCACCTGCTCGACGCCTGA
- a CDS encoding siderophore-interacting protein: MTTDPGTTDPGTTDPGMTEPAELPLVLGEVEVASVDRLSPSFVRVELGGACLAEMDVDGSWLDQRFKVIFPCDDGSLPQLPMAGATWWEAWQALPEEERGSMRTYTVRDVRGLGEHRRLVVDIVVHEHVDGEPDGPGNRWASAAAEGDRLLVLVPRRGHEFGGREFAPAPTDRVLLVADETAVPAVAGILRDLGPDAAGCALLEVPTSADVQALEGPAGVEVHWLPRDGAARGDLLHAATVARLGVDPRELPEVDDDEVDPNVWETPVYSSSGEQIAPDPGADVREGLYAWIAGESKVVTGLRRHLVRERGVDRGQVAFMGYWREGVSMRG; the protein is encoded by the coding sequence ATGACGACCGACCCCGGCACGACCGACCCCGGAACGACCGACCCCGGCATGACCGAGCCCGCCGAGCTGCCGCTCGTGCTCGGCGAGGTGGAGGTGGCCTCGGTCGACCGGCTCTCGCCGTCGTTCGTCCGGGTCGAGCTCGGTGGGGCCTGCCTGGCCGAGATGGACGTCGACGGCAGCTGGCTGGACCAGCGCTTCAAGGTGATCTTCCCCTGCGACGACGGCTCGCTGCCGCAGCTGCCGATGGCCGGCGCGACCTGGTGGGAGGCGTGGCAGGCGCTGCCGGAGGAGGAGCGCGGCAGCATGCGCACCTACACCGTCCGCGACGTGCGCGGGCTCGGCGAGCACCGCCGCCTGGTGGTGGACATCGTCGTGCACGAGCACGTGGACGGGGAGCCGGACGGGCCGGGCAACCGGTGGGCCTCGGCGGCCGCCGAGGGTGACCGGCTGCTGGTGCTGGTCCCGCGGCGCGGCCACGAGTTCGGCGGGCGCGAGTTCGCGCCGGCGCCGACCGACCGGGTCCTCCTCGTCGCCGACGAGACCGCGGTGCCGGCGGTGGCCGGCATCCTGCGCGACCTCGGGCCGGACGCCGCGGGGTGCGCGCTGCTCGAGGTGCCGACCTCCGCGGACGTGCAGGCCCTCGAGGGCCCGGCGGGTGTCGAGGTGCACTGGCTCCCGCGGGACGGGGCGGCGCGGGGGGACCTGCTGCACGCCGCGACCGTCGCCCGTCTCGGGGTCGACCCCCGGGAGCTGCCCGAGGTCGACGACGACGAGGTCGACCCGAACGTGTGGGAGACGCCGGTCTACTCCTCGTCGGGGGAGCAGATCGCGCCCGACCCCGGTGCGGACGTCCGTGAGGGCCTGTACGCGTGGATCGCGGGGGAGTCGAAGGTGGTGACCGGTCTGCGTCGCCACCTGGTGCGCGAGCGCGGCGTCGACCGCGGCCAGGTCGCCTTCATGGGCTACTGGCGCGAGGGCGTGTCGATGCGCGGCTGA
- a CDS encoding FecCD family ABC transporter permease: MSAPTLRAPVREHTPVRPHLRAATRRPRRRRQRVIGGLVAALVAAFAVRVLLGDYTVTAPDFVRIVLGEQIPVATFIVMESKLPRAVLALLVGLALGSAGSLFQTLLRNPLASPDVIGVSMGASAAGVFALLVIGLRDGAVSVFAVVGAVVVSVVVRWVAGTTGGYRLVLVGVGMAAAMVSVVQYLFARSATYDVQLALRWLVGSVNNVPWATIGALAAALAVLLPLLVWLSRALPVLELGDDAAAGLGVGRHRTDVLLLVGVLLTSVAVAAAGPVSFVAFMAGPIARSLLGGRHSLLAGALVGAVLMLLADYVAAYLVPGVVLPVGVVTGAVGGPFLLWLLARGAAGGRAG, from the coding sequence GTGAGCGCGCCGACGCTGCGTGCGCCGGTGCGGGAGCACACGCCCGTACGCCCCCACCTGCGGGCGGCCACCCGTCGCCCCCGCCGGCGCCGGCAGCGGGTGATCGGCGGGCTGGTCGCTGCCCTCGTCGCCGCGTTCGCGGTCCGTGTGCTCCTCGGTGACTACACCGTCACCGCGCCCGACTTCGTCCGGATCGTGCTCGGCGAGCAGATCCCGGTCGCGACCTTCATCGTGATGGAGTCCAAGCTCCCGCGGGCCGTGCTGGCCCTGCTGGTGGGGCTGGCGCTCGGCAGCGCCGGGTCGCTGTTCCAGACCCTGCTCCGCAACCCGTTGGCCAGCCCGGACGTGATCGGCGTCAGCATGGGCGCCAGCGCCGCGGGCGTGTTCGCCCTGCTGGTGATCGGGCTGCGGGACGGCGCCGTCTCGGTCTTCGCCGTCGTCGGCGCCGTCGTCGTCTCGGTCGTCGTGCGGTGGGTGGCCGGCACCACCGGCGGCTACCGCCTCGTCCTGGTCGGCGTCGGCATGGCCGCGGCCATGGTCTCGGTCGTGCAGTACCTCTTCGCCCGCTCGGCGACCTACGACGTGCAGCTGGCGCTGCGGTGGCTGGTCGGCAGCGTCAACAACGTGCCCTGGGCGACGATCGGCGCGCTGGCCGCGGCCCTGGCCGTGCTGCTGCCGCTGCTGGTCTGGCTGTCCCGCGCGCTGCCGGTGCTCGAGCTCGGCGACGACGCCGCTGCCGGGCTCGGCGTCGGCCGGCACCGCACCGACGTGCTGCTGCTGGTCGGGGTGCTGCTGACGTCGGTGGCCGTGGCCGCCGCGGGGCCGGTCTCGTTCGTGGCCTTCATGGCCGGGCCGATCGCCCGGTCCCTGCTCGGCGGACGGCACAGCCTGCTCGCCGGTGCCCTGGTGGGGGCCGTGCTGATGCTGCTCGCGGACTACGTGGCGGCGTACCTGGTCCCCGGCGTGGTGCTCCCCGTCGGGGTGGTGACGGGAGCGGTCGGAGGACCGTTCCTGCTGTGGCTGCTGGCGCGCGGCGCCGCAGGAGGGAGAGCCGGATGA
- a CDS encoding sodium:solute symporter family protein, with translation MPQATIISASFVDYLIVALYFLVVLGIGVLARRQVSDSVDFFLSGRSLPAWVTGLAFISANLGAVEIMGMSASGAEFGLPATHYFWIGAIPAMLFLGVVMMPFYYGSKVRSVPEFMRRRFGTGAHLVNALSFALAQLLIAGVNLYLLGSIIQAMLGWNLYLSLVVAAIVVLSYITLGGLSAAIYNEVLQFFVIVASLLPLTLIGLHRVGGWGGLKDRITEAAASNPASATASEQLNSWPGNALSGFSNDFLSVVGIVFGLGFVLSFGYWTTNFVEVQRAMASNSISAARKTPIIGAFPKMFIPFVTIVPGMIAAVLVSEIADLKAGETVAGGAEGTVQYNDALLYLMRDVLPNGLLGLAIAGLLAAFMAGMAANISAFNTVLSYDLWEQYVVKDRSDDYYLRVGRWATVVAAVVAIGTAVFASGFTNIMDYLQTLFGFFNAPLFATFILGMFWKRMTPTAGWVGLVAGTLSAVLVAFLSEDAFGAASLGVIPLGGQGAAFVAAATAFVVDIVLSVVVSLVTKPKDPAELRGLVYSETPKEDLVDAEEAGYPWYRRTMPLAGIALVMVIALNFAF, from the coding sequence ATCCCCCAGGCCACGATCATCTCGGCGAGCTTCGTCGACTACCTGATCGTCGCGCTGTACTTCCTCGTCGTCCTCGGGATCGGCGTCCTCGCCCGCCGCCAGGTCTCGGACTCGGTGGACTTCTTCCTGTCCGGCCGGTCGTTGCCGGCCTGGGTCACCGGCCTCGCCTTCATCTCCGCCAACCTCGGCGCCGTCGAGATCATGGGGATGTCGGCGTCCGGGGCCGAGTTCGGCCTGCCCGCGACCCACTACTTCTGGATCGGCGCGATCCCGGCCATGCTGTTCCTCGGCGTGGTGATGATGCCGTTCTACTACGGCTCCAAGGTGCGCTCGGTGCCCGAGTTCATGCGCCGCCGCTTCGGTACGGGCGCCCACCTCGTCAACGCGCTGTCCTTCGCCCTGGCCCAGCTGCTGATCGCCGGGGTGAACCTCTACCTGCTCGGCAGCATCATCCAGGCGATGCTCGGCTGGAACCTCTACCTCTCGCTGGTCGTGGCCGCGATCGTCGTGCTGTCCTACATCACCCTGGGCGGGCTGAGCGCGGCGATCTACAACGAGGTGCTGCAGTTCTTCGTGATCGTGGCCTCGCTGCTGCCGCTGACCCTGATCGGCCTGCACCGCGTCGGTGGCTGGGGCGGGCTCAAGGACAGGATCACCGAGGCCGCCGCGAGCAACCCGGCCTCGGCGACCGCCTCCGAGCAGCTGAACTCCTGGCCGGGCAACGCGCTCTCCGGCTTCTCCAACGACTTCCTGTCGGTGGTCGGGATCGTCTTCGGGCTCGGCTTCGTGCTGTCCTTCGGCTACTGGACGACGAACTTCGTCGAGGTCCAGCGCGCGATGGCCTCGAACTCCATCTCCGCGGCCCGCAAGACGCCGATCATCGGCGCCTTCCCGAAGATGTTCATCCCGTTCGTCACGATCGTGCCGGGCATGATCGCCGCCGTCCTGGTCTCCGAGATCGCCGACCTCAAGGCCGGCGAGACCGTGGCCGGCGGGGCCGAGGGGACGGTGCAGTACAACGACGCGCTGCTCTACCTGATGCGCGACGTGCTTCCCAACGGCCTGCTGGGCCTGGCCATCGCGGGCCTGCTCGCCGCGTTCATGGCCGGCATGGCCGCCAACATCTCTGCGTTCAACACCGTGCTGTCCTACGACCTCTGGGAGCAGTACGTCGTCAAGGACCGCTCCGACGACTACTACCTGCGCGTGGGCCGGTGGGCCACGGTCGTGGCGGCGGTCGTGGCGATCGGCACGGCCGTGTTCGCCTCGGGCTTCACCAACATCATGGACTACCTGCAGACCCTGTTCGGGTTCTTCAACGCCCCGCTGTTCGCCACCTTCATCCTCGGCATGTTCTGGAAGCGGATGACGCCGACCGCCGGCTGGGTCGGCCTGGTCGCCGGCACCTTGTCCGCGGTGCTGGTCGCGTTCCTCTCCGAGGACGCGTTCGGCGCGGCCAGCCTCGGGGTCATCCCGCTGGGGGGCCAGGGCGCCGCCTTCGTCGCCGCGGCGACGGCCTTCGTCGTCGACATCGTCCTCAGCGTGGTCGTGTCGCTGGTGACCAAGCCCAAGGACCCGGCCGAGCTCCGGGGCCTGGTCTACTCCGAGACGCCCAAGGAGGACCTCGTCGACGCCGAGGAGGCCGGCTACCCGTGGTACCGACGCACCATGCCGCTGGCCGGCATCGCCCTGGTGATGGTCATCGCCCTGAACTTCGCCTTCTGA
- a CDS encoding ABC transporter ATP-binding protein codes for MSRLRTEAVSLGYGDRTVVHDVTVEVPDGQVTVVVGPNACGKSTLLRGLARLVRARGGSVLLDGEVIHRRPTKEVAKVLGLLPQNPVAPDGVTVADLVGRGRHPHQGIFARWGAEDRAAVEEAMVLTDTAGLADRVVDELSGGQRQRVWIAMALAQGTDLLLLDEPTTYLDVAHQVEMLDLLAELNARSGTTIVMVLHDLNLAARYGHRLVAMRDGVVLAEGTPAEVVTSANVREVFGLDNTVITDPVSGTPLVVPIGRTHAPVPQEDA; via the coding sequence ATGAGCAGGCTGCGCACCGAGGCCGTGAGCCTGGGGTACGGCGACCGCACCGTGGTCCACGACGTGACCGTCGAGGTCCCCGACGGGCAGGTGACCGTCGTGGTCGGCCCGAACGCCTGCGGGAAGTCGACCCTGCTGCGGGGCCTGGCCCGGCTGGTCCGGGCCCGCGGCGGCAGCGTGCTGCTCGACGGCGAGGTGATCCACCGGCGTCCGACCAAGGAGGTCGCCAAGGTCCTCGGGCTGCTGCCCCAGAACCCGGTCGCCCCCGACGGCGTGACCGTCGCCGACCTCGTCGGCCGCGGCCGTCACCCGCACCAGGGCATCTTCGCCCGCTGGGGCGCCGAGGACCGGGCGGCCGTCGAGGAGGCGATGGTCCTCACCGACACCGCCGGCCTCGCCGACCGCGTCGTCGACGAGCTCTCCGGTGGGCAGCGCCAGCGGGTCTGGATCGCGATGGCCCTGGCCCAGGGCACCGACCTGCTCCTGCTCGACGAGCCGACGACCTACCTCGACGTCGCCCACCAGGTCGAGATGCTGGACCTGCTCGCCGAGCTCAACGCCCGCTCCGGCACCACCATCGTGATGGTGCTCCACGACCTCAACCTCGCGGCCCGCTACGGCCACCGGCTCGTCGCCATGCGCGACGGTGTCGTCCTGGCCGAGGGCACCCCGGCCGAGGTGGTGACCTCGGCGAACGTGCGGGAGGTCTTCGGCCTCGACAACACCGTGATCACCGACCCGGTCTCCGGCACCCCGCTGGTGGTGCCCATCGGGCGCACCCACGCCCCCGTCCCCCAGGAGGACGCATGA
- a CDS encoding (Fe-S)-binding protein, with the protein MQIVAIVVSLAIAAVGTTLFVRAIAAMVAVVRTGTPTSRTDNPVGRSLTLVKESLGHTRMLQWTWVGGAHWFVMTGFGLLFLTLVTAFGQLFDPHFVLPFIGHFFLFEWATELFTWVMLAAIVGLFSYRVTRPKERVRGNAGRLYRSNMWQGYFVEAVIFGVGVCIVMLRGLEYALAAAEGDDLASAFHFPLTFWIGEALSGLSESTLANLIFLVAMLKIVISFTWMIVVSLNLTMGVAWHRFTAFFNIWFKREGDGSLALGRVKPLTSAGKTVSLDDLEELDEDTTLGVGQVEDFSWKGLLDFTSCTECGRCQSQCPAWNTDKPLSPKLLITALRDHAYAKAPYLQADEGDRAALLEGNDTLTREVERPLVGDTGDDWFYNPDSGAAVIDSDVLWNCTSCGACVQQCPVDIEHVDHIIDMRRYAVLVESNFPAELNGLFKGLENKGNPWNMNASARLDWTKGLDFDVKVVGKDIESLDEVEWLFWVGCAGAYEDRAKKTTRAVAELLDMAGVTFGVLGTGETCTGDPARRAGNEFVFQGLAQQNVETMKEAKVKKVVSTCAHCFNTLKNEYSELGIELDVVHHTQLLNRLVREGRLTPVAEGAGAAKRSITYHDPCYIGRHNGVYSPPRELLQILPGAEVVEMERNSERSFCCGAGGARMWMEENIGERINMNRTNEAIGTGADQIAVGCPFCRVMLSDGLTAAQDKGDAREEVEVLDVAQMLLASVKGVQATKLAPGGAPATAGAAAAVGSASSAGGTDTLVRDDEATHAEPSPDDEMRTEESVTRTADAGPLAKASGGSSLFDTPAETSVEAPAEDKPETASSEKSVPAEARAAEPASSGGSLFDLGGGDEPAAAPAAKASDAPAEVPADKGLGGGSLFDLGGDEPAAKAEPAAPAAAEPAPKPATKPATDLGSGGSLFDVEADEPAPAAPAVDPKPAEQATAEPDATTEPATPATKPATDLGSGGSLFDVVANEPAPAAPAADPKPAAEAPATKAPEEAPAQATPAPATPAPASPAPASSARSTDPTRRSMFDIAAPAAPAAAATAPAVAEPEAQPEAEPAPTPGAVASEPEAAPAPTAVTPAPSTEIPEGGSLFDLGEPTAPAPAAPAPAAAPEPVAATSPAPADEDTETVSADAIVAEAAEAGITEPEAQAEAEARTAEAGQAAEGQPADEADAAAEPPGDAEQPAPSGEQHQPRTDADISGSSSLFDL; encoded by the coding sequence ATGCAGATCGTGGCCATCGTGGTCTCCCTGGCGATCGCCGCCGTCGGCACCACCCTGTTCGTGCGGGCGATCGCGGCCATGGTCGCGGTGGTGCGCACCGGCACGCCGACGTCGCGCACCGACAACCCGGTCGGACGCTCGCTGACCCTGGTCAAGGAGTCGCTGGGGCACACCCGGATGCTCCAGTGGACCTGGGTCGGCGGGGCGCACTGGTTCGTGATGACCGGCTTCGGCCTGCTCTTCCTGACCCTGGTCACGGCGTTCGGGCAGCTGTTCGACCCGCACTTCGTGCTCCCGTTCATCGGTCACTTCTTCCTCTTCGAGTGGGCGACCGAGCTCTTCACCTGGGTGATGCTCGCCGCGATCGTCGGGCTCTTCTCCTACCGCGTGACCCGACCCAAGGAGCGGGTCCGCGGCAACGCCGGGCGGCTGTACCGCTCGAACATGTGGCAGGGCTACTTCGTCGAGGCCGTGATCTTCGGCGTCGGCGTCTGCATCGTGATGCTGCGCGGCCTGGAGTACGCGCTGGCCGCCGCCGAGGGCGACGACCTCGCCTCGGCCTTCCACTTCCCGCTGACCTTCTGGATCGGCGAGGCCCTCTCCGGGCTCTCGGAGAGCACCCTGGCGAACCTGATCTTCCTGGTCGCGATGCTCAAGATCGTCATCTCCTTCACCTGGATGATCGTGGTCTCGCTGAACCTGACCATGGGCGTGGCCTGGCACCGGTTCACCGCGTTCTTCAACATCTGGTTCAAGCGCGAGGGTGACGGCTCGCTGGCGCTCGGTCGGGTCAAGCCGCTCACCTCGGCCGGCAAGACCGTGAGCCTCGACGACCTCGAGGAGCTCGACGAGGACACCACGCTCGGCGTGGGCCAGGTCGAGGACTTCAGCTGGAAGGGCCTGCTCGACTTCACCTCGTGCACCGAGTGCGGTCGCTGCCAGAGCCAGTGCCCGGCCTGGAACACCGACAAGCCGCTGTCGCCGAAGCTGCTGATCACCGCGCTCCGCGACCACGCCTACGCCAAGGCTCCGTACCTCCAGGCCGACGAGGGCGACCGCGCGGCGCTGCTCGAGGGCAACGACACCCTGACCCGCGAGGTCGAGCGCCCCCTGGTCGGCGACACCGGTGACGACTGGTTCTACAACCCCGACAGCGGCGCCGCGGTCATCGACTCCGACGTGCTGTGGAACTGCACCTCCTGCGGCGCCTGCGTGCAGCAGTGCCCGGTGGACATCGAGCACGTCGACCACATCATCGACATGCGCCGCTACGCGGTGCTGGTCGAGTCGAACTTCCCGGCCGAGCTCAACGGGCTGTTCAAGGGCCTGGAGAACAAGGGCAACCCGTGGAACATGAACGCCTCCGCGCGCCTGGACTGGACCAAGGGTCTCGACTTCGACGTCAAGGTCGTCGGCAAGGACATCGAGTCGCTGGACGAGGTCGAGTGGCTGTTCTGGGTCGGCTGCGCCGGGGCGTACGAGGACCGCGCGAAGAAGACCACCCGTGCCGTCGCCGAGCTGCTCGACATGGCCGGCGTGACCTTCGGCGTGCTCGGCACCGGCGAGACCTGCACCGGTGACCCGGCCCGTCGCGCCGGCAACGAGTTCGTCTTCCAGGGCCTGGCCCAGCAGAACGTGGAGACGATGAAGGAGGCGAAGGTCAAGAAGGTCGTCTCGACCTGTGCGCACTGCTTCAACACCCTCAAGAACGAGTACAGCGAGCTCGGCATCGAGCTCGACGTCGTGCACCACACGCAGCTGCTGAACCGCCTGGTGCGCGAGGGCCGGCTGACCCCGGTCGCCGAGGGCGCGGGTGCCGCGAAGCGCTCGATCACCTACCACGACCCGTGCTACATCGGGCGTCACAACGGCGTCTACTCCCCGCCGCGCGAGCTCCTCCAGATCCTGCCCGGCGCCGAGGTCGTGGAGATGGAGCGCAACTCCGAGCGCTCCTTCTGCTGCGGCGCCGGCGGCGCGCGGATGTGGATGGAGGAGAACATCGGCGAGCGGATCAACATGAACCGCACGAACGAGGCCATCGGCACCGGCGCCGACCAGATCGCCGTCGGCTGCCCCTTCTGCCGCGTGATGCTCTCCGACGGCCTCACCGCCGCCCAGGACAAGGGTGATGCGCGGGAGGAGGTCGAGGTCCTCGACGTGGCCCAGATGCTGCTGGCCTCGGTCAAGGGCGTGCAGGCCACCAAGCTGGCCCCGGGCGGCGCGCCCGCCACGGCCGGCGCTGCGGCCGCCGTCGGGTCGGCCTCGTCCGCTGGCGGCACCGACACGCTGGTCCGCGACGACGAGGCGACCCACGCCGAGCCGAGCCCCGACGACGAGATGCGCACCGAGGAGTCCGTCACCCGGACCGCCGACGCCGGCCCGCTGGCGAAGGCCAGCGGCGGGTCGTCGCTCTTCGACACCCCCGCCGAGACCTCGGTCGAGGCGCCCGCGGAGGACAAGCCGGAGACGGCGTCCTCGGAGAAGTCCGTGCCGGCCGAGGCCAGGGCCGCCGAGCCGGCGTCGTCCGGCGGGTCGCTCTTCGACCTCGGTGGCGGCGACGAGCCGGCCGCCGCGCCGGCTGCGAAGGCGTCCGACGCACCCGCCGAGGTGCCGGCCGACAAGGGTCTGGGCGGCGGGTCGCTGTTCGACCTCGGCGGTGACGAGCCGGCTGCGAAGGCCGAGCCCGCCGCACCGGCGGCGGCCGAGCCGGCCCCGAAGCCGGCGACGAAGCCGGCCACGGACCTCGGGTCCGGCGGGTCGCTCTTCGACGTGGAGGCCGACGAGCCCGCGCCGGCAGCACCCGCCGTCGACCCGAAGCCCGCCGAACAGGCGACGGCCGAGCCGGACGCGACGACGGAGCCGGCGACGCCGGCCACGAAGCCGGCCACGGACCTCGGGTCCGGCGGGTCGCTCTTCGACGTGGTGGCCAACGAGCCCGCGCCGGCAGCACCCGCCGCCGACCCGAAGCCCGCCGCCGAGGCGCCCGCGACCAAGGCCCCCGAAGAGGCCCCGGCGCAGGCCACCCCGGCACCGGCCACCCCGGCACCGGCCTCCCCGGCACCGGCGTCGTCCGCCCGGTCGACCGACCCGACCCGCCGCTCGATGTTCGACATCGCCGCCCCGGCCGCCCCGGCCGCAGCGGCAACGGCTCCCGCCGTCGCCGAGCCCGAGGCCCAGCCCGAGGCCGAGCCCGCACCCACACCCGGGGCCGTCGCGAGCGAGCCTGAGGCCGCACCGGCCCCGACCGCGGTCACCCCGGCGCCCTCGACCGAGATCCCCGAGGGCGGGTCCCTCTTCGACCTCGGGGAGCCCACTGCCCCGGCACCGGCCGCCCCCGCCCCCGCGGCGGCACCGGAGCCGGTCGCCGCGACCAGCCCGGCGCCGGCGGACGAGGACACCGAGACCGTGTCGGCCGACGCCATCGTGGCGGAGGCTGCCGAGGCCGGGATCACCGAGCCCGAGGCACAGGCAGAGGCCGAGGCGCGGACCGCCGAGGCCGGGCAGGCCGCCGAGGGCCAGCCCGCGGACGAGGCCGACGCCGCGGCCGAGCCCCCCGGGGACGCGGAGCAGCCGGCCCCGTCGGGCGAGCAGCACCAGCCGCGCACCGACGCCGACATCAGCGGGTCGAGCAGCCTCTTCGACCTCTGA
- a CDS encoding FecCD family ABC transporter permease, whose amino-acid sequence MAVSSPELLDRPRARPAAGPARAGAVMLVVLLLAAVASVLVGSRGVSPLAVLEAGPDRVVLESRAVRTVLGLLVGTALGLAGAAMQGLTRNPLADPGILGVNAGAALAIVLGIVYLGAGGLHAYMLLAFVGAAVASVMVHAIAGLGRDGATPAKLTVAGAAFAAAASSWTVAVQMVDQTTLDVMRRWQVGSLGGRDWDTVGAVAPVLLVGIAMALLLSKTLNSLALGDDLAKGLGRHTGRDRVLVGVAIVLLAGTATAVAGPIAFVGLVVPHLVRGVTGSDHRLLLPLSAGYGAVLVLLADTVGRVVLPPGEVQVGIMTAVVGVPFFLLLVRRGRMGL is encoded by the coding sequence ATGGCGGTGAGCTCACCAGAGCTGCTGGACCGGCCGCGGGCGCGCCCCGCGGCCGGTCCGGCGCGCGCCGGCGCCGTGATGCTCGTGGTGCTGCTGCTCGCCGCGGTCGCCTCCGTCCTCGTCGGCTCGCGCGGTGTCTCGCCCCTGGCGGTGCTCGAGGCCGGTCCCGACCGGGTGGTGCTCGAGTCGCGGGCGGTCCGCACCGTGCTCGGGCTGCTGGTCGGCACGGCCCTCGGGCTGGCCGGCGCCGCGATGCAGGGCCTGACCCGCAACCCGCTCGCCGACCCCGGCATCCTCGGCGTCAACGCGGGCGCCGCGCTGGCGATCGTGCTCGGCATCGTCTACCTCGGCGCCGGTGGCCTGCACGCCTACATGCTGCTCGCGTTCGTCGGGGCCGCGGTCGCCTCGGTCATGGTGCACGCCATCGCCGGGCTCGGCCGCGACGGCGCCACGCCGGCGAAGCTCACCGTCGCCGGGGCGGCCTTCGCCGCGGCCGCCAGCAGCTGGACGGTCGCGGTGCAGATGGTCGACCAGACGACGCTCGACGTGATGCGCCGCTGGCAGGTGGGTTCCCTCGGCGGCCGCGACTGGGACACCGTCGGAGCCGTGGCGCCGGTGCTCCTGGTCGGCATCGCGATGGCCCTGCTGCTCAGCAAGACCCTCAACTCGCTGGCGCTCGGCGACGACCTCGCCAAGGGCCTCGGGCGCCACACCGGCCGCGACCGGGTCCTGGTCGGCGTCGCGATCGTGCTCCTCGCCGGCACCGCCACCGCGGTGGCCGGCCCGATCGCGTTCGTCGGGCTGGTCGTCCCGCACCTGGTCCGGGGCGTCACCGGCTCCGACCACCGCCTCCTGCTGCCGCTCTCGGCCGGGTACGGCGCGGTGCTGGTGCTGCTCGCCGACACGGTCGGCCGGGTGGTGCTGCCGCCGGGCGAGGTGCAGGTCGGCATCATGACCGCGGTCGTCGGCGTGCCCTTCTTCCTGCTGCTGGTGCGACGCGGGCGGATGGGCCTGTGA
- a CDS encoding toxin-antitoxin system HicB family antitoxin has protein sequence MDLTPYVESLRRDLLAAAGADEQTHAVAERLGYALEPAARLALMEAVSHAAAEITAEMAGGGVDVRLDGRDLDFVVHGGTAGVPTPPVPPAPPAPPETDEDGGVARITLRLPEHLKNKAEEAAAGAGHSLNTWLVNVVRDATREGAARVDVDLSSLPLTGGFDPFGHRAGRRTTGWL, from the coding sequence ATGGACCTGACCCCGTACGTCGAGAGCCTCCGCCGCGACCTGCTCGCCGCCGCCGGGGCCGACGAGCAGACCCACGCGGTCGCCGAGCGACTGGGGTACGCCCTCGAGCCGGCCGCCCGCCTGGCCCTGATGGAGGCGGTCTCCCACGCCGCCGCCGAGATCACCGCCGAGATGGCCGGCGGAGGCGTCGACGTCCGCCTCGACGGCCGCGACCTCGACTTCGTCGTCCATGGCGGCACCGCGGGCGTGCCGACGCCGCCGGTGCCGCCCGCGCCGCCCGCGCCCCCGGAGACCGACGAGGACGGCGGCGTCGCCCGGATCACGCTGCGGCTGCCCGAGCACCTGAAGAACAAGGCCGAGGAGGCCGCCGCCGGCGCCGGGCACTCCCTGAACACCTGGCTGGTGAACGTCGTGCGCGACGCGACCCGCGAGGGCGCGGCCCGGGTCGACGTCGACCTCTCCAGCCTCCCGCTGACCGGCGGGTTCGACCCGTTCGGCCACCGCGCCGGCCGTCGTACGACCGGCTGGCTCTGA